The Glycine soja cultivar W05 chromosome 3, ASM419377v2, whole genome shotgun sequence genome window below encodes:
- the LOC114405073 gene encoding uncharacterized protein LOC114405073, protein MSLYAKFLKDMLTQKNKYIHSDTIVVEGNCSAVIQRILPPKHKDPGSVTIPCSIGEVSVGKALIDLGASINLMPLSMCRRLGELEIMPTRMTLQLADRSITRPYGVIEDVLVRVKHLIFPADFVVMDIEEDATIPLILGRPFIATTSCVVDMERIS, encoded by the coding sequence ATGTCACTCTATgctaaatttttgaaagatatgctAACTCAGAAGAACAAGTACATCCATAGTGACACCATAGTTGTGGAGGGAAACTGCAGTGCTGTAATTCAACGCATCCTTCCACCAAAACATAAGGATCCAGGTAGCGttactataccttgttctatagGTGAAGTTTCTGTTGGCAAGGCTCTTATTGATTTGGGAGCCAGTATTAATTTGATGCCGCTTTCCATGTGCCGGAGGCTtggagagttggagataatgCCGACTAGGATGACTTTACAGTTAGCAGATCGCTCCATCACCAGGCCCTATGGAGTGATAGAAGATGTTTTGGTCAGAGTCAAACACCTTATCTTTCCTGctgactttgtggtaatggacaTAGAGGAAGATGCAACTATTCCCTTAATTTTGGGACGTCCATTTATAGCTACTACAAGTTGTGTAGTAGACATGGAAAGAATAAGCTAG